A genomic window from Methanobacterium sp. BRmetb2 includes:
- a CDS encoding cobalamin biosynthesis protein CbiG, protein MKIAIIVVSSSGYELAKKISEKLEEDPTIFKVDIFQKNVKNTLKQIFSKYEMILGIMATGIMVRNLCKFKKNKFVDPGVLVMDDLGSNVISLLSGHIGGSNAFATKISKLTNANAVITTSTDVHGKIGIDELARQYLLGIQGSEKIKIINSAIIENKNVNLSIPPKFKFLKGYSIINNTYSFSENSKDDLIKASTGSDSLELKPKKFVIGIGSKKGVSKIKVDLAVKNALNYLNIPIERIDSISTAEMKKYEQGITDFALEHDIPLEIIPHHVLKDFKSNEYDDSPFVKEIFGVGGVCQPCALISAGENSHLILKKIAFNGVTVAAAISP, encoded by the coding sequence ATGAAAATAGCCATAATTGTTGTTAGTTCATCTGGATATGAATTAGCAAAAAAGATATCTGAGAAACTAGAAGAGGACCCTACAATATTCAAAGTTGATATCTTCCAGAAAAATGTGAAAAACACTTTAAAACAGATTTTTTCAAAATATGAGATGATTCTTGGTATAATGGCAACTGGAATAATGGTTAGAAATTTATGCAAATTTAAAAAAAATAAATTTGTAGATCCTGGAGTTTTAGTCATGGATGATCTAGGATCTAATGTTATAAGTCTATTATCTGGACATATAGGGGGTTCAAATGCTTTTGCAACTAAGATAAGTAAATTAACAAATGCAAATGCAGTTATAACTACATCTACAGATGTTCATGGAAAAATTGGTATTGATGAGTTAGCGAGGCAATATCTACTGGGAATTCAAGGATCTGAAAAAATTAAAATAATTAATTCTGCCATCATAGAAAATAAAAATGTTAATTTATCCATACCACCCAAATTCAAATTTTTAAAAGGATATTCTATTATTAATAACACATATTCTTTCTCTGAAAATTCGAAAGACGATTTAATTAAAGCTTCAACTGGTTCAGATTCATTAGAGTTAAAACCTAAAAAATTCGTGATAGGTATTGGCTCAAAAAAAGGTGTTTCTAAAATTAAAGTCGATTTGGCAGTTAAAAATGCTTTAAATTATTTGAACATACCTATTGAAAGAATTGATTCAATTTCAACTGCAGAAATGAAAAAATATGAACAAGGAATCACTGATTTTGCATTAGAACATGATATTCCGCTTGAAATAATCCCTCACCATGTTTTAAAGGATTTTAAAAGTAATGAATATGATGACTCTCCTTTTGTAAAGGAAATCTTTGGTGTGGGAGGAGTCTGTCAGCCGTGTGCTTTGATAAGTGCTGGTGAAAATTCTCATTTAATTCTTAAAAAAATAGCTTTCAATGGTGTAACTGTAGCTGCAGCAATTTCACCTTAA
- a CDS encoding transcriptional regulator: MTETVRAWRHIPQRYNLIGSKCLQCGKVFFPKRILCPECRRKGKLEDINLTGKGKILTYSVIETPTDEFKNIAPYVVAIVELDEGAKITTQIVDCDIEKVEIGKEVEMVFRKIREAGDDGVISYGFKFRIKDE; this comes from the coding sequence ATGACAGAAACTGTAAGAGCATGGCGTCACATCCCGCAACGATATAATCTTATAGGCTCAAAATGTTTACAATGTGGAAAGGTATTTTTTCCCAAAAGGATATTATGCCCGGAGTGCAGAAGAAAAGGAAAATTAGAAGATATCAATCTCACTGGGAAGGGGAAAATTTTAACATATTCAGTTATAGAAACCCCTACTGACGAATTTAAAAATATAGCACCTTATGTAGTTGCAATCGTCGAATTAGATGAAGGTGCTAAAATCACAACCCAAATTGTGGATTGTGACATAGAAAAAGTTGAAATAGGAAAAGAAGTAGAAATGGTATTTAGAAAAATTAGAGAAGCAGGCGACGACGGAGTGATATCATATGGTTTCAAATTCAGAATTAAAGACGAGTAA
- a CDS encoding fructose-bisphosphate aldolase, whose protein sequence is MGGFKIRKFVINKIVETCHYLYQRKLVSGKGGNVSCKFEDSGEVKIAITGSGTSFKTIENKDVLITDLSSNILSGDGKPSSELGMHLAIYKKRPDLNSIVHTHSPYTAGFAFSDKKLKRLEGFGAIKNEFISMVEYAPPGSIELANYTSKAMEKENVVLLKSHGLIVAEKDIDEAALLAEFIEESAKTQLVGYILSL, encoded by the coding sequence ATGGGAGGTTTCAAAATTAGAAAATTTGTAATCAATAAAATTGTGGAAACATGCCATTACCTGTATCAGCGCAAACTAGTTTCTGGTAAAGGTGGTAATGTTAGCTGTAAATTTGAAGATTCAGGAGAGGTTAAAATTGCCATAACTGGAAGTGGCACCTCCTTTAAAACCATTGAAAATAAAGATGTGTTAATTACGGATTTGTCAAGTAATATATTATCTGGAGATGGAAAACCATCGTCAGAGTTAGGAATGCACTTGGCAATCTATAAAAAAAGACCTGATCTAAACAGTATTGTTCATACCCATTCACCATATACCGCTGGATTTGCTTTTTCTGATAAAAAATTAAAAAGATTAGAAGGTTTTGGAGCGATAAAAAATGAATTTATTAGTATGGTTGAATATGCTCCTCCCGGCTCCATTGAATTAGCAAATTACACTTCAAAAGCAATGGAAAAAGAGAATGTAGTTTTACTTAAAAGTCATGGCTTAATAGTTGCAGAAAAAGATATAGATGAAGCTGCTCTTCTTGCTGAATTTATTGAAGAATCAGCTAAAACCCAGCTTGTAGGTTATATACTTAGTCTCTGA
- a CDS encoding sirohydrochlorin nickelochelatase produces MVSNSELKTSKIGVLLVGHGSRLPYGKEVVTNLAQMYRENEDYLVEVGFMEMTKPTIPSAINKLAKNGVEKIIVTPVFLAHGVHTKHDIPHILGLDNGHEHSHKHSHRHDEEEEEIEFGGEIIYTEPLGSDPRIVDIIKDRVNKSL; encoded by the coding sequence ATGGTTTCAAATTCAGAATTAAAGACGAGTAAAATAGGAGTTCTGCTGGTGGGGCATGGAAGTCGATTACCCTACGGTAAAGAGGTAGTAACTAATTTGGCCCAGATGTACAGAGAAAACGAAGATTATTTGGTTGAAGTAGGATTTATGGAGATGACTAAACCCACTATACCCTCAGCCATCAACAAACTTGCTAAAAACGGTGTAGAAAAGATAATTGTAACTCCTGTATTTTTAGCCCACGGAGTTCACACTAAACATGACATTCCACACATATTGGGATTAGATAATGGCCATGAGCACTCACATAAGCATAGCCACCGCCATGATGAAGAAGAGGAAGAAATAGAATTTGGTGGCGAAATTATTTATACAGAGCCACTGGGATCTGATCCAAGAATTGTGGATATTATAAAGGATAGAGTGAATAAATCACTCTAG
- a CDS encoding DNA polymerase II: MSEDIIIKFADAGILINDTAYEMINKLKNPLTITEKIIKDLNKKDKELLILTEDDLNCYIPSRAASPLSSLPKSISKTVEDVTSEEIKVKKTSDFVKKDKKPKTFNFNIIQDTSKQSYTNGEIKDLSSYFNSRYQKLRGLIQKRGNMQDSVTIKDISKSQDVVKIIGIVNDIRTTKNNHKIIELEDESDETIVLIHNENHKLFEKSENIVKDEIIGVIGSRKGTMVIASEVIHPGVPRVEEVNMDFSTVFLSDIHIGSSTFLDNAFSKFISWINGDYGTPEHHEIANDVKYLIIAGDIVDGIGVYPHQEKELIIKDIYDQYEEAARLIGEINRDIKIVIAPGNHDASRLAEPQPAIPIKYAEELYQLKNVEFVSNPSWVSLDGIKTLIYHGRSFDDLAMTVKGLSHQNSDLIMKEILEKRHIAPIYGERTPLASEVEDHLVIDEIPHIFHTGHVHINAYKKYKGIHLINSGTFQSQTEFQKIYNIVPTCGEVPILNQGVFKQLKFA, from the coding sequence ATGAGTGAAGATATTATCATAAAATTTGCTGATGCAGGGATTTTAATAAACGATACTGCGTATGAAATGATTAATAAACTTAAAAATCCTTTAACTATTACTGAAAAAATAATAAAGGATTTAAATAAAAAGGATAAAGAGTTATTAATCTTAACAGAGGATGATTTAAATTGTTATATCCCCAGCCGGGCCGCATCTCCGCTTTCATCCTTGCCTAAAAGTATATCGAAAACCGTGGAAGATGTTACTTCAGAGGAAATAAAGGTTAAAAAAACTTCAGATTTTGTTAAAAAAGATAAAAAACCTAAAACTTTTAATTTTAACATCATACAGGATACTAGTAAGCAATCATATACTAATGGGGAAATTAAAGATTTATCAAGCTATTTTAACAGCAGATATCAAAAATTAAGAGGTTTAATACAGAAAAGGGGAAATATGCAAGATAGTGTTACTATTAAAGATATTTCAAAATCCCAAGATGTGGTAAAAATCATAGGAATAGTCAATGATATAAGAACCACTAAAAATAATCACAAAATTATCGAATTAGAAGATGAAAGCGATGAAACTATAGTTCTAATCCATAATGAAAATCATAAACTCTTTGAAAAATCTGAAAACATTGTAAAAGACGAAATAATTGGAGTAATAGGAAGTAGGAAAGGAACCATGGTTATCGCATCAGAGGTTATACATCCAGGTGTACCTCGTGTTGAAGAAGTAAATATGGATTTTAGCACTGTTTTTCTCTCAGATATTCATATTGGTAGTTCCACATTCTTAGATAATGCATTTTCCAAGTTCATAAGCTGGATAAATGGTGATTATGGCACACCTGAACATCATGAAATTGCCAATGATGTTAAATATTTGATAATTGCAGGGGATATAGTAGATGGAATAGGTGTATATCCTCATCAAGAAAAAGAGTTGATAATAAAGGATATTTATGACCAATATGAAGAGGCAGCAAGACTTATAGGTGAAATTAACAGGGACATAAAAATAGTAATAGCCCCTGGAAACCACGATGCATCCCGACTGGCTGAACCCCAACCAGCCATACCTATCAAATATGCTGAGGAATTATATCAATTGAAAAATGTGGAATTTGTAAGTAATCCGTCCTGGGTAAGTTTAGATGGTATAAAAACCTTAATTTACCATGGTAGAAGCTTTGATGATCTGGCAATGACTGTAAAAGGACTATCACATCAAAATTCAGATTTAATCATGAAAGAGATACTTGAAAAAAGGCATATTGCACCAATATATGGTGAAAGAACCCCATTAGCATCAGAAGTAGAAGATCACCTAGTCATAGATGAAATTCCGCACATATTTCACACGGGACACGTTCATATAAACGCTTATAAAAAATATAAAGGTATTCACCTTATTAACTCAGGTACCTTCCAGTCTCAGACAGAATTCCAGAAGATCTACAACATTGTGCCAACATGTGGAGAAGTACCAATTTTAAATCAAGGTGTTTTTAAACAACTTAAATTTGCTTAA
- the thiL gene encoding thiamine-phosphate kinase, which produces MPSKVLSDLGEKKLIQRILKKTKNLEYNSLFLNEKSIDSFSDDAALLDFGEYYLVVTSDMLFGSKHFPQQMTPFQMGKKLVTVNVSDIAAMGAKPIGIIVSMGLPGDMKVADFDSIIDGILMACSSYDMSLIGGDTNESDEITLSGTCIGIVGKENVLTKGGANAGDVVALTGSIGLAAAGFEFLFNDSGKIEISKDFQEKIIKHALDPGAPLKKAMELSKSKYVTSATDITDGLISEIGELVTSSSKNIGITIYQDLLPIPSEVFDLARILDKDPLEMALYYGEDFELLLTIENEKFEDLSEKISLHKIGEVTSFGEIKIVYKDGKTNIITPRGYEHLSGSHEKRGNTI; this is translated from the coding sequence ATGCCCTCTAAAGTTCTTTCTGATTTAGGTGAAAAAAAATTAATTCAACGGATTTTGAAAAAAACTAAAAATTTAGAATATAATTCTCTTTTTTTAAACGAAAAATCCATTGATAGTTTTAGTGACGATGCTGCATTACTCGATTTTGGAGAATATTATCTTGTGGTAACATCTGACATGTTATTTGGATCTAAACATTTCCCTCAACAAATGACACCCTTTCAAATGGGGAAAAAATTAGTAACAGTTAATGTCAGCGACATTGCTGCTATGGGAGCAAAGCCAATTGGAATTATAGTTTCCATGGGCTTACCTGGTGATATGAAAGTTGCAGATTTTGATTCGATTATTGATGGCATACTTATGGCTTGTTCTAGTTATGATATGTCTTTAATTGGTGGTGATACCAACGAATCAGATGAAATCACTCTTTCAGGAACTTGCATTGGAATTGTAGGGAAAGAAAATGTATTAACAAAGGGTGGAGCCAACGCAGGGGATGTGGTGGCTTTAACTGGTTCCATTGGTCTGGCCGCTGCAGGATTTGAATTTTTATTTAATGATTCTGGAAAAATAGAAATTAGCAAGGATTTTCAAGAAAAAATAATTAAACATGCATTAGATCCTGGAGCTCCTCTAAAAAAGGCTATGGAATTATCTAAATCCAAATATGTGACTTCTGCTACAGATATTACTGATGGATTGATTAGTGAAATTGGTGAGTTAGTCACATCGTCCTCAAAAAATATTGGGATAACAATTTACCAGGATTTACTACCTATACCTTCAGAGGTTTTTGATTTAGCTCGTATTTTAGATAAAGATCCTTTAGAAATGGCTTTATACTATGGGGAAGATTTTGAACTTCTCCTTACAATAGAAAATGAAAAATTTGAAGATTTATCTGAAAAGATTTCTTTACATAAAATTGGTGAAGTTACTTCATTTGGTGAAATAAAAATAGTGTATAAAGATGGAAAAACAAATATTATTACACCTAGGGGATATGAACATCTGAGTGGTAGCCATGAAAAAAGAGGCAATACTATATGA
- a CDS encoding 5-(carboxyamino)imidazole ribonucleotide mutase has translation MNTKVMILLGSSSDFNIAQKAINVLEKIGVGYDIRVASAHRTHDKVKQIVVEGTNKGVDVFLGIAGLSAHLSGIMAANTYKPVVGVPVDVKIGGMDALFANAQMPFGAPVATVGIDRGENGAILACQIIGMYDETVRVKVSKMRDEFFEKVQKDEKELLKNVDGRYYTPRKIGSKNNENNNPKKSSYNDNIKSMDDPQIAVIPGSYSDMKIAKKTTNFLEKVGISYDMNIISPIRYPNRFENYLDRVENVKAFIAISGLSAHVTGAIVAHSDKPVIGVPCPVQLGGLDALLSMINMPPGVPVATVGIGNGGNAALLAAEMLALENNEIKDKIFHLKKHII, from the coding sequence ATGAATACCAAAGTTATGATTTTACTGGGAAGTTCATCTGATTTTAATATTGCGCAGAAAGCCATAAATGTTTTGGAAAAAATTGGAGTAGGCTACGATATCAGGGTTGCATCAGCCCATAGAACCCATGATAAAGTAAAGCAAATTGTCGTAGAAGGTACAAATAAAGGTGTAGATGTATTTTTAGGTATTGCCGGACTTTCAGCACATTTATCCGGTATAATGGCTGCCAATACATATAAACCAGTTGTTGGAGTGCCTGTAGATGTGAAAATAGGTGGAATGGATGCCCTTTTTGCAAATGCACAGATGCCTTTTGGTGCTCCGGTAGCTACAGTAGGTATTGACCGGGGCGAAAACGGGGCCATTCTCGCATGTCAAATAATTGGTATGTATGATGAAACAGTTAGAGTTAAAGTATCAAAGATGCGTGATGAATTCTTTGAAAAAGTACAAAAAGATGAAAAAGAACTCTTAAAAAATGTAGATGGACGTTATTATACGCCCAGAAAAATTGGTTCAAAAAATAATGAGAATAATAACCCTAAAAAATCATCTTATAATGACAATATTAAGAGTATGGATGATCCACAAATAGCTGTGATTCCTGGAAGTTATTCAGATATGAAAATAGCCAAAAAAACCACAAATTTTCTGGAAAAAGTTGGAATTTCATATGATATGAACATTATATCCCCTATAAGATATCCAAATAGATTTGAAAATTATTTAGACCGGGTAGAAAATGTAAAGGCATTTATAGCAATCTCTGGTTTATCTGCACATGTAACTGGAGCAATTGTGGCCCACTCTGATAAGCCAGTTATAGGGGTGCCGTGCCCTGTACAATTAGGTGGATTAGATGCCTTGTTATCTATGATTAATATGCCGCCAGGAGTGCCAGTTGCAACTGTGGGAATAGGAAACGGAGGAAATGCCGCATTGCTTGCAGCTGAAATGTTAGCGCTGGAAAATAATGAAATTAAAGATAAAATATTTCATTTAAAAAAGCATATAATTTAA
- the amrS gene encoding AmmeMemoRadiSam system radical SAM enzyme: MKKEAILYDKLDGNVNCHVCARTCVITPGKLGFCQTRKNDEGKLNTLIYAAVSSLAVDPIEKKPLFNFYPGTDVLSLGTVGCNFRCRYCQNWTISQATIDESSLRELPPEQAVDLCKQYNCKSIAWTYNEPTIWLEYTYDSAKLAKKEGIKTIYVTNGYMTEDSFELMAPYLDAANIDLKGMDDKFYHDLCSAHLEPVLETIKRMYDKKIHIEITNLLIPGYNDSEEHVTDLVKFMVEEVGIEVPLHFSRFFPHYQMQDVPPTPIDSMERAYKIAKDAGLRYVYMGNVSGTDKENTYCYQCGELLVERNGFQVNKNNIKDNKCMKCGAKIDVLI; encoded by the coding sequence ATGAAAAAAGAGGCAATACTATATGATAAACTTGACGGCAATGTAAATTGCCATGTATGTGCAAGAACTTGTGTTATAACACCGGGAAAACTAGGATTTTGCCAGACCAGAAAGAACGATGAAGGAAAACTTAATACTTTAATTTATGCTGCAGTATCTTCATTGGCAGTCGACCCTATCGAAAAGAAACCATTGTTCAACTTTTATCCTGGAACAGATGTGCTATCACTAGGAACAGTAGGGTGTAACTTCCGCTGCCGTTACTGTCAGAATTGGACCATATCCCAGGCAACAATAGATGAAAGTTCCCTGCGTGAACTTCCTCCAGAACAAGCAGTAGATCTTTGTAAACAATATAATTGTAAGTCCATAGCATGGACTTATAACGAACCAACAATCTGGCTGGAATATACCTATGATTCTGCAAAACTGGCCAAAAAGGAAGGTATTAAAACAATTTATGTCACCAATGGTTACATGACTGAAGACTCTTTTGAATTAATGGCCCCTTATCTTGACGCAGCCAACATCGACTTAAAAGGTATGGATGATAAATTTTATCATGATCTCTGCAGTGCACATCTAGAACCTGTTTTAGAAACTATTAAACGCATGTATGATAAAAAAATTCATATAGAAATTACTAATCTACTAATACCCGGCTATAATGATTCTGAAGAACATGTAACAGATTTAGTTAAATTTATGGTTGAAGAAGTGGGTATAGAAGTTCCATTACATTTCTCCAGATTTTTCCCCCACTATCAAATGCAAGATGTCCCTCCCACACCGATAGACTCCATGGAAAGGGCATATAAAATTGCTAAAGACGCAGGATTGCGCTATGTTTATATGGGTAATGTTAGTGGAACTGATAAAGAGAACACTTACTGTTATCAGTGTGGTGAACTTTTAGTTGAAAGAAACGGTTTTCAAGTTAACAAAAATAATATTAAAGACAATAAATGCATGAAATGTGGAGCTAAAATCGATGTTTTAATTTAA
- a CDS encoding adenosylcobinamide-phosphate synthase — MEILFIIITAVLIDILFGEPPTKIHPVVLMGNIIDYFKKLLAPFNSKWTGILLTFLTIIIFVLIAYIFLEISKINDLIYLIVGSIILSSIFSIKFLITSIINVKNNLEFDINEARISVSYLVSRDTSDLTQRELISASIESLTENITDSIISPLFYSFLLGVLGGVAYRVVNTLDAMVGYKDPENIEIGWFPAKLDDILNYIPARITGLLIIFSAFILQKDWKNAYKIMIRDAKNTPSPNSGYSMAAAAGALKVKLTKKGVYQLGNNINSLEIETIDEAILLTEITIALFIIISSLLYAFFISILTFTLL; from the coding sequence ATTATTACTGCTGTATTGATAGATATATTGTTTGGAGAACCACCTACAAAAATCCATCCTGTTGTTTTGATGGGAAATATTATTGACTATTTTAAAAAGTTATTAGCGCCTTTCAACAGTAAGTGGACTGGTATTTTATTAACTTTCTTAACAATAATAATATTTGTTTTAATTGCTTATATATTTCTTGAAATATCTAAAATCAATGATTTAATCTATTTGATAGTAGGATCTATAATATTATCTTCTATTTTTTCAATCAAATTCCTTATTACTTCGATCATTAATGTGAAAAATAATTTAGAATTTGATATTAATGAAGCTAGAATTTCTGTATCATATCTTGTGAGCAGAGATACATCTGATCTTACACAAAGAGAGTTAATCTCCGCCAGTATTGAGAGTCTCACTGAAAATATTACAGACTCTATCATTTCACCATTATTTTATTCATTTTTATTAGGAGTATTGGGTGGTGTAGCTTACAGAGTAGTAAACACACTTGATGCAATGGTCGGCTATAAGGATCCTGAAAATATTGAAATAGGCTGGTTTCCAGCAAAATTAGATGATATCCTCAATTATATACCGGCCAGAATAACAGGACTTTTAATTATATTTTCAGCATTTATATTACAGAAAGACTGGAAAAATGCCTATAAAATCATGATAAGAGATGCTAAAAATACACCCAGTCCAAATTCAGGATATTCTATGGCAGCAGCAGCTGGTGCTTTAAAAGTTAAACTGACCAAGAAAGGAGTGTATCAGTTAGGTAACAATATCAATTCTTTGGAAATTGAAACAATAGATGAGGCAATATTATTGACTGAAATAACCATAGCTCTATTTATAATAATTTCATCCTTACTTTATGCATTTTTTATATCAATTCTAACCTTCACTTTATTATAA
- the cobJ gene encoding precorrin-3B C(17)-methyltransferase produces the protein MISIVGIGPSRENISFKAVEAIKNAEVVIAYKGYIKPIQDLLDGKEVIKKGMGDEIRRAEMAIHKSLQGKNVALVSSGDPGIFGMGNVLFQLIGKYDGLSVEVIPGITAVNFAASLLGAPLHDFAVISLSDILTPLSEIKRKVESACKGDFVIAFYNPLSKTRKKPFQEAYNLLIKYKKLSTPVGIVMSRDEVSEVEITTLEDLPDKEINMSTTLIVGNSMTYVCEGYMITPRGYVVPSEIHSAAVEFYDKFLKGEIVEGSNLECEYYPCHQHPQNCTFCYCPFYPCGDSSTGGKWIKGKNVWSCLDCLWIHEDKTVECILPKLQKILKETDDLKNKKKELLKLRRECIHTTYNE, from the coding sequence TTGATCAGTATAGTTGGGATAGGCCCATCACGAGAAAACATTAGTTTTAAGGCAGTTGAAGCCATAAAAAATGCTGAAGTAGTAATAGCATATAAGGGATATATTAAACCTATTCAGGATCTTTTAGATGGCAAAGAAGTAATAAAAAAAGGGATGGGAGATGAAATACGAAGGGCTGAAATGGCCATTCATAAATCTCTTCAAGGTAAAAATGTTGCGCTGGTTAGTTCTGGTGATCCTGGAATATTTGGAATGGGTAATGTACTTTTTCAGTTAATTGGAAAATACGATGGTTTGTCTGTAGAAGTTATCCCTGGTATTACAGCAGTAAATTTTGCTGCATCTCTTTTAGGGGCTCCTTTACACGATTTTGCTGTTATTAGTCTAAGTGATATACTAACTCCTTTATCTGAAATTAAAAGAAAAGTAGAGAGTGCTTGTAAGGGAGACTTCGTCATAGCGTTTTACAATCCGTTAAGTAAAACTCGTAAAAAACCTTTTCAAGAAGCCTATAATCTTCTGATTAAGTATAAAAAATTGTCTACACCTGTTGGAATAGTTATGAGTCGAGATGAAGTTTCAGAAGTTGAAATCACCACTCTTGAAGATTTACCAGACAAAGAGATTAATATGTCCACTACTTTGATAGTTGGAAATTCTATGACTTATGTCTGCGAAGGATATATGATCACACCACGAGGGTATGTGGTTCCCTCAGAAATTCATTCTGCGGCTGTTGAATTTTATGATAAATTTTTAAAGGGGGAAATAGTAGAGGGATCTAACCTGGAATGCGAATATTATCCTTGCCACCAACATCCACAGAATTGTACATTCTGTTATTGTCCCTTTTATCCTTGTGGAGACAGTTCTACCGGTGGAAAATGGATTAAAGGTAAAAATGTATGGAGCTGTCTTGACTGTTTATGGATCCATGAAGATAAAACAGTGGAGTGCATATTACCTAAACTTCAAAAAATTCTTAAAGAAACAGATGACCTTAAAAATAAAAAGAAAGAACTATTAAAATTAAGAAGAGAATGTATACACACCACATATAATGAATGA
- a CDS encoding potassium channel protein, which yields MSKSVKDILIEMKNMSELMVDLAYSALLFNSKDAAEEVLKLENKVNRLNYEIKKESLLAARSVEDAEKLTALLEVGEAAESIANSAKDIADLVLKGIKPHPVFKMVMEESEEIIVRVTINKGSELSDNSLGALLLATRTGMRVIAIRRNESWIYGPDRNTILCSKDTLIAKGNEVGADLLRKLAKNEIKMDDL from the coding sequence GTGTCGAAAAGTGTTAAGGATATCTTGATCGAAATGAAGAACATGTCCGAGCTGATGGTTGATCTGGCCTACTCCGCCCTGCTTTTTAATAGCAAAGATGCGGCTGAAGAAGTTTTAAAACTAGAAAATAAGGTTAATCGACTTAACTATGAGATAAAAAAGGAATCTCTCCTTGCAGCAAGGTCTGTTGAAGACGCTGAAAAATTAACCGCCCTTCTCGAGGTTGGTGAAGCTGCAGAAAGTATTGCTAATTCTGCCAAGGACATAGCCGATCTGGTTTTAAAAGGGATTAAGCCACATCCTGTTTTTAAAATGGTTATGGAAGAGTCAGAAGAAATAATAGTTAGAGTCACTATAAATAAAGGTTCAGAACTATCAGATAATTCTTTGGGAGCACTTCTTCTTGCCACAAGGACTGGTATGAGAGTAATTGCAATAAGAAGAAATGAATCTTGGATTTATGGACCAGACAGAAATACAATTCTATGCAGTAAAGACACACTTATTGCCAAGGGAAACGAAGTTGGCGCGGATCTGTTAAGGAAATTAGCCAAAAATGAGATTAAAATGGACGATCTTTAG